A genomic window from Gemmatimonadaceae bacterium includes:
- a CDS encoding amidohydrolase family protein, giving the protein MRPTLLLAAALLAAAPLTAQHYPTAGSGTVAIRAARIIDGTGAAPIQNGIVLVTDDRIVAVGPASSVRVPAGARRLDLGDVTLMPGFIDMHVHFVGREIEDKNAFNAAPRDYPGFAAALGTEHARVTLMAGFTSARMVGAGGFEDVGLRFAIDGGYVPGPRLQVAGHSLGITGGHCDENNYRPGLFDGTPETGIADGVDEVRRAVRYQVKYGADVIKTCATAGVLSGGTQGIGASQYSMDELEVMVAEARTLGRKVAAHAHGTEGIKRAVLAGVASIEHGSFLDEEGARLMAERGTYLVPTLMAGEAVERAADAGGLPPYVAEKARAAAAAMRNGIRLARAAGVPVALGTDAGVGRHGQNGHEFTLMVQWGGYTPIEAIVAGTSSAAKLLGWEDRVGTIRAGLLADLVAVPGNPLNDVTLLERPSFVMKGGVVFRGEGAAR; this is encoded by the coding sequence ATGCGCCCGACCCTTCTGCTCGCCGCCGCCCTTCTCGCCGCCGCGCCCCTCACCGCGCAGCACTACCCCACCGCCGGCAGCGGCACGGTCGCCATCCGTGCCGCGCGCATCATCGACGGCACGGGGGCCGCGCCGATCCAGAACGGCATCGTGCTCGTGACCGACGACCGCATCGTCGCGGTGGGGCCAGCGAGCAGCGTGCGCGTCCCCGCCGGCGCACGGCGCCTCGACCTCGGCGACGTCACGCTGATGCCCGGCTTCATCGATATGCACGTGCACTTCGTCGGCCGCGAGATCGAGGACAAGAACGCGTTCAACGCCGCGCCGCGCGACTACCCGGGCTTCGCCGCCGCACTCGGCACCGAACACGCCCGCGTGACACTGATGGCCGGCTTCACCAGCGCGCGGATGGTCGGGGCGGGCGGCTTCGAGGACGTCGGCCTGCGCTTCGCGATCGACGGCGGCTACGTGCCCGGCCCGCGCCTGCAGGTGGCCGGACACTCGCTGGGCATCACCGGCGGGCACTGCGACGAGAACAACTACCGACCCGGCCTCTTTGACGGCACGCCGGAGACGGGCATCGCCGACGGCGTGGACGAAGTGCGTCGCGCCGTGCGCTACCAGGTGAAGTACGGCGCCGACGTGATCAAGACCTGCGCCACTGCCGGTGTGCTCTCCGGTGGCACGCAGGGCATCGGTGCGTCGCAGTACTCGATGGACGAGCTGGAGGTGATGGTCGCCGAGGCGCGCACGCTGGGCCGCAAGGTGGCGGCGCACGCGCACGGCACCGAGGGCATCAAGCGCGCCGTTCTCGCTGGCGTAGCCAGCATCGAACACGGCTCCTTCCTCGACGAAGAAGGCGCGCGCCTGATGGCCGAGCGCGGGACCTATCTCGTGCCGACGCTGATGGCCGGTGAAGCCGTCGAGCGCGCCGCGGACGCCGGTGGCCTGCCGCCGTACGTCGCCGAGAAGGCCCGCGCCGCCGCAGCCGCGATGCGCAACGGCATCCGTCTCGCGCGCGCGGCCGGCGTGCCCGTCGCGCTGGGCACCGACGCCGGCGTCGGGCGCCACGGCCAGAACGGACACGAGTTCACGCTGATGGTGCAGTGGGGCGGCTACACGCCGATCGAAGCCATCGTCGCCGGCACTTCCAGCGCCGCCAAGCTGCTCGGCTGGGAAGACCGCGTCGGGACCATCCGGGCCGGCCTGCTCGCCGATCTCGTGGCCGTGCCCGGCAACCCGCTGAACGACGTCACGCTGCTCGAGCGCCCCAGCTTCGTGATGAAGGGCGGCGTCGTGTTCCGGGGCGAGGGAGCGGCGCGCTGA
- a CDS encoding M42 family metallopeptidase, with protein MLTPESVSFLKQLLDTPGPSGYESAAAAVWRAQATSFADDVHADVHGNSMAVVNAKGGPTIMLAGHIDEIGVIVTYIDDDGFVYIAPIGGWDPQVLVAQRIRFQGRDGEVLGAIGKKPIHLMKPDEREKATKFTDLWVDIGATTKAQAEAVLSIGDAGVIDSRTLDFPNDRIVSRAIDDRIGAFVVLEALRRYAAEPGDARVVAVATTQEEIAYRGGGALVGAQRVDPAMAIVVDVTFATDHPGVEKKELGHSPLGSGPVLTRGSVISPVAFRILRDTAESSRIPFTLHAAGRETSTDADAIHLAREGVATALLSVPNRYMHSPNEMVSLADLDHAAALIAAACRAVTAQTDFTAR; from the coding sequence GAATCCGTCTCCTTCCTCAAGCAACTGCTCGACACGCCTGGCCCCTCCGGCTACGAATCCGCCGCCGCCGCCGTGTGGCGCGCGCAGGCCACGTCCTTCGCCGACGATGTCCACGCCGACGTGCACGGCAACTCGATGGCGGTCGTCAACGCCAAGGGCGGCCCGACGATTATGCTCGCTGGCCACATCGACGAGATCGGCGTCATCGTCACGTACATCGACGACGACGGCTTCGTGTACATCGCGCCGATCGGCGGCTGGGACCCGCAGGTGCTCGTGGCCCAGCGCATCCGATTCCAGGGCCGCGACGGCGAGGTGCTCGGCGCCATCGGCAAGAAGCCGATCCACCTGATGAAGCCTGACGAGCGCGAGAAGGCGACCAAGTTCACCGACCTCTGGGTAGACATCGGTGCGACGACCAAGGCGCAGGCGGAGGCGGTGCTCTCCATCGGCGACGCGGGGGTGATCGACTCGCGCACGCTCGACTTCCCGAACGACCGCATCGTCTCGCGCGCGATCGACGACCGCATCGGCGCCTTCGTGGTGCTCGAGGCGCTGCGGCGCTACGCCGCCGAGCCGGGCGATGCGCGGGTGGTGGCGGTGGCGACGACGCAGGAGGAGATCGCCTACCGCGGCGGCGGTGCGCTGGTGGGCGCGCAGCGGGTGGACCCGGCGATGGCGATCGTGGTGGACGTGACCTTCGCCACCGACCATCCCGGCGTCGAGAAGAAGGAACTCGGCCACTCGCCGCTGGGCAGCGGGCCCGTGCTTACGCGCGGCTCGGTGATCTCGCCGGTGGCGTTCCGCATCCTGCGCGACACGGCCGAGAGTTCGCGGATCCCGTTCACGCTGCACGCCGCCGGTCGCGAGACCAGCACCGACGCCGATGCCATCCATCTCGCGCGCGAAGGCGTGGCGACGGCGCTGCTCAGCGTTCCCAACCGGTATATGCACTCGCCCAACGAGATGGTGTCGTTGGCGGACCTCGATCACGCGGCGGCGCTGATCGCGGCGGCCTGCCGCGCGGTGACGGCGCAGACGGACTTTACGGCGCGCTAA
- a CDS encoding HEAT repeat domain-containing protein: MTDSAPTPTKGAPIALRFARLVARAHAEPASAPELRPGLRKLAKALKKTSAKLTVLADGALADGETPVVADAEADAAAAALLAQRFTAYGVERLTLQSTATDADLFDLVKLLATVPDQSDPAAFFAARSAAVGAKAVPRVLRAREATEPITEAPSAKEAPSVKESASVKEAASAKAVAAADESASAPEPVSAEPANDPRSERLTEALAIPETGDAELKSLFATLAAAEAIADLRAPLERVVHRADMAFRTGDFDTMLQAMAGLVAIEFTQLERDGSDERRREFAHAVRKLATPVVLRQVAGMRRRLASDAATSRHLQAILYRYGTDGAEAMIDEWVNAPTPEARAICLESLRRMRRTHDALFEMVRSTDDLRVRQAVDLLAALGDARAEQLVLEQLRHPDAKVRRSVVAALDHFPSVAVLDALGVSLLDDEGVVRLRAVAALGKRGAPAVKLLAPLLDTEPERDVLYAAIAALGTVGTPDAVQALIRCANGEVLHPKHRGAGFRLQACAALALVRTPQAMAAVQMLRDDRDREVREGAMRLVAQAARRGTTAVRAVDAS, from the coding sequence ATGACCGACTCCGCGCCAACCCCGACCAAGGGAGCGCCGATCGCCCTGCGATTCGCACGGCTGGTCGCACGCGCGCACGCCGAGCCGGCGTCCGCGCCCGAGCTGCGCCCGGGCCTGCGCAAGTTGGCCAAGGCGCTCAAGAAGACATCGGCCAAGCTAACGGTACTCGCGGATGGCGCGCTCGCCGACGGCGAAACGCCGGTCGTCGCGGATGCCGAGGCCGACGCGGCCGCAGCGGCCCTGCTGGCCCAGCGCTTCACGGCGTACGGTGTGGAGCGGCTCACGCTGCAGTCGACGGCGACGGACGCGGATCTGTTCGACCTGGTGAAGTTGTTGGCCACCGTGCCGGATCAGTCGGATCCGGCGGCATTCTTTGCGGCGCGCTCCGCGGCGGTGGGTGCCAAAGCCGTGCCGCGCGTGCTGCGTGCGCGTGAGGCGACGGAGCCAATCACGGAAGCGCCATCTGCGAAGGAAGCGCCGTCGGTGAAGGAATCGGCGTCAGTCAAGGAGGCAGCGTCAGCGAAGGCCGTGGCTGCGGCCGACGAGAGTGCATCCGCACCCGAACCGGTCTCCGCAGAGCCCGCCAACGACCCACGCTCCGAGCGCCTCACCGAGGCGCTGGCCATCCCCGAGACCGGCGACGCCGAGCTGAAGTCGCTGTTCGCCACGCTCGCCGCCGCCGAGGCCATCGCCGACCTGCGCGCACCGCTCGAGCGCGTGGTGCACCGCGCCGATATGGCCTTCCGCACCGGCGACTTCGACACGATGCTGCAGGCGATGGCCGGTCTCGTGGCGATTGAGTTCACGCAGTTGGAGCGCGATGGCTCCGACGAGCGCCGCCGCGAGTTCGCGCACGCGGTGCGCAAGCTGGCCACGCCAGTCGTGCTGCGGCAGGTGGCCGGGATGCGCCGCCGCCTGGCATCTGACGCGGCTACCTCGCGGCATCTGCAGGCCATCCTGTATCGCTACGGAACCGACGGTGCTGAGGCGATGATCGACGAGTGGGTGAATGCACCGACGCCGGAGGCGCGGGCCATCTGCCTCGAGTCGCTGCGTAGGATGCGACGCACGCACGATGCGCTGTTCGAGATGGTCCGCAGCACCGACGACCTGCGCGTGCGTCAGGCCGTGGATTTGCTCGCGGCGCTCGGCGACGCGCGCGCTGAGCAGTTGGTGCTGGAGCAGTTGCGGCATCCCGACGCGAAGGTGCGGCGCAGTGTGGTCGCAGCCCTCGATCACTTTCCGTCAGTAGCGGTGCTGGATGCGCTGGGGGTGTCGTTGCTGGACGACGAAGGCGTGGTGCGGCTGCGCGCGGTGGCGGCGCTCGGTAAGCGCGGCGCGCCGGCGGTGAAGCTGCTGGCACCGCTGCTCGACACCGAGCCGGAGCGCGACGTGCTCTACGCCGCCATCGCGGCGCTCGGGACGGTGGGCACGCCCGACGCGGTGCAGGCGCTCATCCGCTGCGCCAACGGTGAGGTGCTGCACCCGAAGCATCGCGGCGCGGGCTTCCGCCTGCAGGCCTGCGCGGCGCTGGCGCTGGTGCGCACGCCGCAGGCGATGGCGGCAGTGCAGATGTTGCGCGACGACCGCGACCGCGAAGTGCGCGAAGGGGCGATGCGGCTCGTGGCGCAAGCCGCGCGGCGCGGCACGACGGCCGTCCGCGCGGTGGATGCGTCGTAG
- a CDS encoding histone deacetylase, with amino-acid sequence MHCWSSAHYVIALPAGHRFPIAKYALLRDAVLAEGVVAPAALHDPSRAPREDVERVHDPAYIARLLQGTMPAAEQRTLGFPWSEGLVERSFRAAGGTLEAAEHALRAGIAMNLAGGTHHAFRTHGEGFCVLNDVAVAVAALRARGVARRIAVVDLDVHQGNGTHALFAGDDDCFTFSMHGRRNYPFRKVAGRLDVELEDGTADTEYLERLAAALPGVLAEARPDLVFYLAGADPFEGDTLGRLKLSFDGLMRRDALVLEACRAVGVPVAIAIAGGYAADVRDTVRIHVNTARVARSFL; translated from the coding sequence CTGCACTGCTGGTCGAGCGCGCACTATGTGATCGCCCTCCCCGCAGGGCATCGATTCCCGATCGCCAAGTACGCGCTGCTGCGCGACGCCGTGCTCGCCGAGGGCGTCGTGGCGCCGGCGGCGCTGCACGATCCCTCCCGCGCACCGCGGGAAGATGTAGAACGCGTGCACGACCCGGCGTACATCGCGCGGCTGCTGCAGGGCACGATGCCGGCAGCTGAGCAGCGCACGCTGGGCTTCCCGTGGAGCGAGGGCCTGGTGGAGCGCTCCTTCCGGGCCGCCGGCGGCACGCTCGAAGCCGCCGAGCACGCGCTGCGTGCGGGCATCGCAATGAACCTCGCCGGCGGCACGCATCACGCCTTCCGCACGCACGGCGAGGGCTTCTGCGTGCTCAACGACGTGGCCGTGGCGGTGGCGGCCCTGCGCGCTCGTGGAGTGGCGCGCCGCATCGCCGTCGTGGACCTCGACGTGCACCAGGGCAACGGCACGCACGCGCTCTTCGCCGGTGACGACGACTGCTTCACCTTCTCGATGCACGGGCGGCGCAACTACCCGTTCCGGAAGGTGGCCGGACGCCTCGACGTTGAACTGGAGGACGGCACCGCCGACACCGAGTACCTCGAACGTCTTGCCGCCGCGCTGCCTGGCGTGCTCGCCGAAGCGCGGCCCGACCTCGTGTTCTATCTGGCCGGAGCCGATCCCTTCGAGGGCGACACGCTCGGCCGGCTCAAGCTCAGCTTCGACGGTCTGATGCGCCGCGACGCGCTGGTGCTCGAGGCCTGCCGTGCCGTCGGGGTGCCGGTGGCGATCGCCATTGCCGGTGGCTACGCGGCCGATGTGCGCGACACGGTGCGCATCCACGTGAACACGGCCCGCGTGGCGCGTAGCTTCCTGTAA
- a CDS encoding alpha/beta hydrolase, translating to MPPIPPPLEDGYTSSTTLPLYWCRYAPPAPVGRLMLLHGGPGAHHDYLLPQMLELARTHDVLLYDQRGGGRSKTDDRTPITWQTHVADLAAVLAERHEGPLTLVGYSWGAMLAMLYAIEAAAGRVTPAPARLVLINPAPLTRAWRGEFEAEFSRRQQGEAVTAMRAELAASGLRERDPDAYKQRAFELSVAGYFADPSRTHDLTPFRVTGRVQQSVWESLGEFDLLPALRTVRLPALVVHGRQDPIPLDSAQACAEALGAEGVWLDDCGHVPYVEQPAQLFAALAEFLDRTEPSPSR from the coding sequence ATGCCACCGATCCCTCCGCCGCTCGAAGACGGCTACACCAGCAGCACGACGCTGCCGCTGTATTGGTGCCGCTATGCGCCGCCCGCGCCCGTCGGCCGCCTGATGCTGCTGCACGGCGGCCCCGGCGCGCACCACGACTACTTGCTGCCACAGATGCTCGAGCTCGCGCGCACGCACGACGTGTTGCTCTACGACCAGCGTGGCGGCGGACGCTCCAAGACCGACGACCGCACGCCCATTACCTGGCAGACGCACGTGGCCGACCTCGCCGCCGTGCTCGCCGAGCGTCACGAGGGTCCGCTGACGCTCGTCGGCTACTCCTGGGGCGCGATGCTGGCGATGCTCTATGCCATCGAGGCCGCCGCTGGACGGGTCACGCCCGCGCCAGCGCGGCTCGTGCTGATCAATCCCGCACCGCTGACCCGCGCCTGGCGGGGCGAGTTCGAAGCCGAGTTCTCGCGGCGGCAGCAGGGCGAGGCCGTCACCGCGATGCGCGCCGAGCTCGCCGCCAGCGGCCTGCGCGAACGCGACCCGGACGCCTACAAGCAGCGCGCCTTCGAGCTCTCGGTGGCCGGCTACTTCGCCGACCCCTCCCGCACGCACGACCTCACGCCCTTCCGGGTCACCGGACGGGTGCAGCAATCGGTCTGGGAGTCGCTGGGCGAGTTCGACCTCCTCCCCGCCCTGCGCACGGTCCGCCTGCCCGCCCTCGTGGTCCACGGACGGCAGGACCCGATCCCCCTTGACTCGGCACAAGCCTGCGCCGAGGCCTTGGGGGCCGAGGGGGTCTGGCTGGATGACTGCGGCCACGTGCCGTATGTTGAACAGCCAGCGCAGCTCTTTGCGGCGCTGGCGGAGTTCCTCGACCGCACCGAGCCCTCACCGTCCCGCTGA